From the Diospyros lotus cultivar Yz01 chromosome 13, ASM1463336v1, whole genome shotgun sequence genome, one window contains:
- the LOC127789044 gene encoding polygalacturonase-like isoform X1, translated as MYTMAPQRCIFLPYLLLISLSFFLPCYSTTSPGESESYVRPGYDSRMINDEAYIHNSINRRTRFGRLLASVKTVSVNDFGAKGDGSDDTQAFKNAWQAACSSSAAATLLVPKKKYLVKPIRFAGPCKAALTVQIYGTIEASANRAYYKEDGRHWLLFDSVQNLQVKGGGTIDGNGNTWWENSCKINKALPCKYAPTALTFYRCKNIIVKNLKIQHAQQIHLSFEKSTNVQASRLTVTSPQTSPNTDGIHVTDTQNIQISSCVIGTGDDCISIVSGSQKVKATGITCGPGHGISIGSLGSGNSKAFVSDVLVNGAKLYGTQNGLRIKTWQGGSGSVSNIKFLNVQMNNVDNPIIIDQSYCDQDKPCKEKGSSVQVKDVIYQNIQGTSASDVAINFSCSKEFPCEGIVLQNVNLKRGAVAAAAKASCSNVKLSETGVVAPHCP; from the exons ATGTATACAATGGCACCACAAAGATGCATATTCTTGCCATATCTCCTcctcatctctctttctttctttctcccatGCTACAGCACTACTTCTCCTGGGGAATCTGAGTCCTATGTTCGACCTGGTTATGATTCGCGTATGATCAACGATGAAGCGTACATTCACAACTCTATCAACAGGAGAACTCGATTTGGCAGGCTTTTAGCTTCGGTTAAGACAGTTAGTGTTAATGATTTCGGAGCTAAAGGTGATGGAAGCGATGACACCCAG GCATTTAAGAACGCATGGCAGGCTGCTTGTTCATCATCTGCAGCCGCTACTCTGTTGGTACCCAAAAAGAAGTACCTCGTCAAGCCAATCAGATTCGCCGGCCCATGTAAAGCTGCTCTTACTGTGCag ATCTATGGAACCATTGAAGCATCTGCTAATCGAGCCTACTACAAGGAAGATGGGAGACACTGGCTTCTGTTTGATAGCGTTCAGAATTTACAGGTTAAAGGAGGTGGAACCATCGATGGCAACGGGAACACGTGGTGGGAGAATTCCTGCAAGATCAATAAGGCCCTT CCCTGCAAGTATGCGCCAACG GCATTAACCTTCTACCGTTGCAAGAATATTATTGTGAAGAATTTGAAGATCCAACACGCGCAACAAATTCACCTGTCTTTTGAGAAATCCACAAATGTTCAAGCATCAAGACTCACTGTGACTTCACCGCAGACGAGCCCCAATACCGATGGAATCCACGTTACGGACACTCAAAACATCCAGATTTCGAGTTGTGTTATAGGGACAG GTGATGACTGCATTTCAATTGTAAGTGGGTCTCAGAAGGTGAAAGCCACGGGCATAACCTGTGGACCAGGCCACGGCATCAG CATTGGAAGCTTGGGTTCTGGGAATTCCAAGGCTTTTGTTTCAGATGTTTTGGTGAATGGAGCTAAGCTGTATGGAACACAAAATGGACTTAGGATCAAGACGTGGCAG gGTGGATCAGGAAGTGTCAGCAACATCAAATTTCTTAATGTGCAGATGAATAATGTGGATAATCCTATCATCATAGACCAAAGTTATTGTGACCAAGATAAACCATGTAAAGAGAag GGCTCATCTGTTCAAGTTAAAGACGTGATCTACCAAAACATCCAAGGAACAAGTGCCTCCGATGTCGCCATAAACTTCAGCTGCAGCAAGGAGTTCCCATGTGAAGGGATTGTGTTGCAGAATGTAAACCTTAAAAGAGgtgctgttgctgctgctgcaaaGGCTTCATGCAGCAATGTCAAACTCAGTGAAACAGGAGTTGTTGCGCCCCATTGTCCTTGA
- the LOC127789044 gene encoding polygalacturonase-like isoform X2, with translation MINDEAYIHNSINRRTRFGRLLASVKTVSVNDFGAKGDGSDDTQAFKNAWQAACSSSAAATLLVPKKKYLVKPIRFAGPCKAALTVQIYGTIEASANRAYYKEDGRHWLLFDSVQNLQVKGGGTIDGNGNTWWENSCKINKALPCKYAPTALTFYRCKNIIVKNLKIQHAQQIHLSFEKSTNVQASRLTVTSPQTSPNTDGIHVTDTQNIQISSCVIGTGDDCISIVSGSQKVKATGITCGPGHGISIGSLGSGNSKAFVSDVLVNGAKLYGTQNGLRIKTWQGGSGSVSNIKFLNVQMNNVDNPIIIDQSYCDQDKPCKEKGSSVQVKDVIYQNIQGTSASDVAINFSCSKEFPCEGIVLQNVNLKRGAVAAAAKASCSNVKLSETGVVAPHCP, from the exons ATGATCAACGATGAAGCGTACATTCACAACTCTATCAACAGGAGAACTCGATTTGGCAGGCTTTTAGCTTCGGTTAAGACAGTTAGTGTTAATGATTTCGGAGCTAAAGGTGATGGAAGCGATGACACCCAG GCATTTAAGAACGCATGGCAGGCTGCTTGTTCATCATCTGCAGCCGCTACTCTGTTGGTACCCAAAAAGAAGTACCTCGTCAAGCCAATCAGATTCGCCGGCCCATGTAAAGCTGCTCTTACTGTGCag ATCTATGGAACCATTGAAGCATCTGCTAATCGAGCCTACTACAAGGAAGATGGGAGACACTGGCTTCTGTTTGATAGCGTTCAGAATTTACAGGTTAAAGGAGGTGGAACCATCGATGGCAACGGGAACACGTGGTGGGAGAATTCCTGCAAGATCAATAAGGCCCTT CCCTGCAAGTATGCGCCAACG GCATTAACCTTCTACCGTTGCAAGAATATTATTGTGAAGAATTTGAAGATCCAACACGCGCAACAAATTCACCTGTCTTTTGAGAAATCCACAAATGTTCAAGCATCAAGACTCACTGTGACTTCACCGCAGACGAGCCCCAATACCGATGGAATCCACGTTACGGACACTCAAAACATCCAGATTTCGAGTTGTGTTATAGGGACAG GTGATGACTGCATTTCAATTGTAAGTGGGTCTCAGAAGGTGAAAGCCACGGGCATAACCTGTGGACCAGGCCACGGCATCAG CATTGGAAGCTTGGGTTCTGGGAATTCCAAGGCTTTTGTTTCAGATGTTTTGGTGAATGGAGCTAAGCTGTATGGAACACAAAATGGACTTAGGATCAAGACGTGGCAG gGTGGATCAGGAAGTGTCAGCAACATCAAATTTCTTAATGTGCAGATGAATAATGTGGATAATCCTATCATCATAGACCAAAGTTATTGTGACCAAGATAAACCATGTAAAGAGAag GGCTCATCTGTTCAAGTTAAAGACGTGATCTACCAAAACATCCAAGGAACAAGTGCCTCCGATGTCGCCATAAACTTCAGCTGCAGCAAGGAGTTCCCATGTGAAGGGATTGTGTTGCAGAATGTAAACCTTAAAAGAGgtgctgttgctgctgctgcaaaGGCTTCATGCAGCAATGTCAAACTCAGTGAAACAGGAGTTGTTGCGCCCCATTGTCCTTGA
- the LOC127787814 gene encoding polygalacturonase-like: MYAMAPQRYIFASLLVIFLSFLSCYSTSPEDPAQNHHLQASASSEAYFQNKIRRLLASVKTVSVDDFGAKGDGSDDTQAFKNAWQAVCSSSAAATLLVPKKKYLVKPIRFAGPCKAVLTVQIYGTIEASANRADYKEDGTHWLLFDSVQNLQVQGGGTIDGNGNTWWENSCKINKALPCKDAPTALTFYNCKNIIVKNLKIQHAQQIHLSFEKSTNVQASSLTVTSPQTSPNTDGIHVTDTQNIQISSCVIGTGDDCISIVSGSQKVKATDITCGPGHGISIGSLGSGDSKAFVSDVLVNGAKLYGTQNGVRIKTWQGGSGSVSNIKFLNVQMNNVDNPIIIDQSYCDQDKPCKGQGSAVQVKDVLYQNIQGTSASDVAINFSCSKDFPCEGIVLQSVNIKREGAAAAAAKASCNNVKLSETGAVAPHCP; this comes from the exons ATGTATGCAATGGCGCCGCAGAGATACATCTTTGCAAGTCTCCttgttatctttctttctttcctctcttGCTACAGCACTTCTCCCGAGGACCCAGCTCAGAACCATCATCTTCAAGCATCTGCGTCATCAGAAGCTTACTTTCAGAATAAAATTCGCAGGCTTTTAGCTTCGGTTAAGACAGTTAGTGTTGATGATTTCGGAGCTAAAGGTGATGGAAGCGATGACACCCAG GCATTTAAGAACGCATGGCAGGCTGTTTGTTCATCATCTGCAGCCGCTACTCTGTTGGTACCCAAAAAGAAGTACCTCGTCAAGCCAATCAGATTCGCCGGCCCATGTAAAGCTGTTCTAACTGTGCAG ATCTATGGAACCATTGAAGCATCTGCTAATCGAGCCGACTACAAGGAAGATGGGACACACTGGCTTTTATTTGACAGCGTGCAGAATTTACAGGTTCAAGGGGGTGGAACCATCGACGGCAACGGGAACACGTGGTGGGAGAATTCCTGCAAGATCAATAAGGCCCTT CCCTGCAAGGATGCGCCAACG GCATTAACCTTCTACAATTGCAAGAATATTATTGTGAAGAATTTGAAGATCCAACACGCGCAACAAATTCACCTGTCTTTTGAGAAATCCACAAATGTTCAAGCATCAAGCCTCACCGTGACTTCACCGCAGACGAGCCCCAATACCGATGGAATCCACGTTACGGACACTCAAAACATCCAGATTTCGAGTTGTGTTATAGGGACAG GTGATGACTGCATTTCAATTGTAAGTGGGTCTCAGAAGGTGAAAGCCACGGACATAACCTGCGGACCAGGCCATGGCATCAG CATTGGAAGCTTGGGTTCTGGGGATTCCAAGGCTTTTGTTTCGGATGTTTTGGTGAATGGAGCTAAGCTATATGGAACACAAAATGGAGTTAGGATCAAGACGTGGCAG GGTGGATCAGGAAGCGTCAGCAACATCAAATTTCTTAATGTGCAGATGAATAATGTGGACAATCCTATTATCATAGACCAAAGTTATTGTGACCAAGATAAACCATGTAAAGGGCag GGCTCAGCTGTTCAAGTTAAAGATGTGCTCTACCAAAACATTCAAGGAACAAGTGCCTCCGATGTCGCCATAAACTTCAGCTGCAGCAAGGACTTCCCATGTGAAGGGATTGTGTTGCAGAGTGTAAACATTAAAAGAGAaggtgctgctgctgctgctgccaaGGCTTCATGCAACAATGTCAAACTCAGTGAAACAGGAGCTGTTGCGCCCCATTGTCCTTGA